The segment ATAGTTTAATATAAAAAGTATCAAATTCCATATTTTTGCTATAATTTTATAATTGAATTTAATTTTTTTATATGAAATTTTAAAAATAAAAGTTAATCATACTTATTTTATCTTAGTTAAATTTAATTAAAAAAATTAATTTATTTTACTCTTATAAACCACTAAAATTAGCTATATAAATATACAAAATAGTAGGCACAGATATGCTTATTAGGCTATTTCTTCGCCAAATTTGTAAAGTAATTGCTAAAAGCAGACAAGCCACCGCACACATACCAAGCCAGATATTATCAAATTTCATACTAGCTATAGCATAAATCATCAAAATTATCATAATTACAAGAGTGCTTCTACTCTCTAAATATTTAAGCATTTTAGAGTTACTTCGCTTTTTAAACAAAAAATAAGGCAAAAATCTACAAAGCAAAGTCGCCACGCAACCAGCCAAAATATATGGTAAATACTCCATCAAAACCGCCTTTTAAATATGATCAAAATCACCATAGCCAAAATCAATGAACCAAATAAATAGTAGTGTAAAGGAAAGATAAAAAGCCCCAAAATTCCAATACCAAAACCAAGCAAAGCCACGCTAATATTTTTATCTCGTTTAAAAACCTCATACGAAAGCACACCAAACAGAGCCGCCAAGCTAAACTCAATCCCCTTATAATCCAAATTTAAATTTGAGCCTACAATACTACCCAAAATAACGCTAAAAACCCAATAAATTTGATTTAAAAAAGCAGTTAGATTAAACACCAAATCCCGATTTTCATCATCTATATCATTGCGTGATTTTATCAAAGCATAGGTCTCATCGCTTAAAGCGTAGATGAAGTAATATCTAAATTTAAGCTTTTTAATCTCATCTAAAAGCCCCAAAGTATAGAAAAAATGTCTAAAATTTAGCATAAATGAGATAAAAAACACACCCCATAAATTCGCCCCACTAGCGATAAAAGCAATCAACAAAAACTCCACACTACCAGCATAAACCATAACACTAGTAAGCCCCATCACCCAGCTTTCAAAGCCCATGCTAGCGCCATAAAGCCCAAAAGCAAATCCAAGCGGTATATAACCCATCATAACAGCAATTGTGGATTGAAATATTTTAAATTTAAGATTCATAAGTCAAAACGCACCGCCTAAAATAGGCAATGCGATTTTAAAAAATTTACTATTTTTTAGGAGCGGTCATATCTTCAGGTTTTACCCACTCATCAAACTGAGCAGCTGTCAAAAGACCTAAATTTATAGCTTCTTCTTTTAAAGTTGTGCCATTTTTGTGAGCTGTTTTAGCTATTTTAGCAGCATTTTCATATCCAATATGTGGATTTAGAGCAGTTACAAGCATAAGGCTTTCGTGAAGAAGTTTATCGATTTTAGCTTCATTTGCGGTGATTCCAATAGCGCAATGGTCATTAAAGCTAACCATAGAATCGCTTAGCAATCTAATGCTCTCTAAAATATTGTGAGTTATAACTGGTTTAAATACATTTAACTCAAAATTACCTTGAGATGCGCCCATTGCTACGCTTACATGATTGCCTGCTACTTGGACTGCTACCATGGTCACGGCCTCACATTGAGTAGGATTGACTTTACCTGGCATAATAGAGCTTCCTGGCTCGTTTTCAGGGATATTTATCTCGCCAATACCGCATCTTGGGCCACTTGCTAACCATCTGATATCATTTGCGATTTTCATTAAATTTGCCCCAAGACCATTTAAAGCACCACTTAAAAATACTTCAGCATCATGGCTTGTAAGGCCGTGAAATTTATTTGGATGAGATTTAAATTTAAACTCAGTTTTAGTTATCTCATTTAAAACTTCACTCACCATAGGACTGAAATCTGGATGGCTATTTAGCCCTGTTCCTACAGCTGTTCCACCAATAGCAAGCTCTTCTAAAAATGGAATAGTAGCTAGAATTTGATCTTTACTAGCTTTTAGCATGTGAGCATATCCGCTAAACTCTTGACCTAAGGTTAAAGGTGTGGCATCTTGTAAATGAGTTCTACCGATTTTAACGATATTAGCAAACTCTTTGCTCTTTGCTTCAAGTGTAGCTAAAAGCTTATCAATAGCTGGGAAAAGCTGTTTTTGAAGCTCTAAAACAAAAGCAATTCTCATAGCTGTAGGATAAGTATCATTTGAGCTTTGACCTTTATTTACATCATCATTTGGATGGATTAGCTTTTTACTTCTAAAATCCTCACCCAAAATCTCAGTAGAGCGGTTAGCGATAACTTCGTTTAAATTCATATTTGATTGAGTTCCGCTACCTGTTTGCCATACTACAAGCGGAAAATTACCATCTAATTTGCCGGCTAGTACCTCATCGCAAGCTTGAGAAATAGCCTTTGTTTTAACATCATCTAAGCGGCCAAGTTTGTTATTTACGATAGCGCAAGCCTTTTTAAGATAGGCAAAACCCTCTATAACCTCACTTGGCATTGTGCCTTTGCCGATTTTGAAATTTTCTAAACTTCTCTCGGTTTGAGCTCCCCAATACTTGTCATTAGGCACCTTGATCTCACCCATTGTGTCTTTTTCTATACGAAAATCCATCTTAATCCTTTCATAATTTAAAATTCCAAAGTTGCTATTATCCATTAAAATGGCTTATAGCTTCATAAATTTTATTATTTATTTATATAAATTTAGCTAAAATCGCACATTTTTATCTTTCACTAAAGGCAAAAAATGGCTGAATTTTATGATCCAAAAACAATAGAAGAGAAATTTTATAAAATCTGCGAAGAGCGTGGATATTTCGAGATTGATGGGAATAAAAATATTCAAGAAGATAATAAAACTTTTTGTATCATGATGCCACCGCCAAATGTCACAGGAGTCCTACATATAGGGCATGCGCTTACCTTTACTTTACAAGATATAATTACAAGATACAAAAGGATGGACGGCTATAAAACTCTTTGGCAGCCAGGACTTGACCACGCTGGGATAGCTACTCAAAATGTAGTTGAAAAGCAACTTCTAGCTAGTGGGGTTACAAAAGAGCAAATCGGTAGAGAAGAATTCCTTAAAAAAACCTGGGAATGGAAAGAAAAAAGCGGCGGTCAAATCGTCTATCAAATGCGTCGCCTTGGGATAACACCTGCTTGGAGTAGAGAGAGATTTACTATGGATGAGGGGCTTAAAAATGCTGTGAGAAAAGCCTTTGTAAGCTTGTATAATAAAGGGCTTATAATCCGTGGAAATTATATGGTAAATTGGTGTACGCACGATGGAGCTTTAAGCGATGTAGAAGTCGAGCATAAAGCAAATAAGGGTAAATTATATCATTTGAGATATTTTTTATGTGAAAATAGCTCTTCAAACCATAGCCAGATAGGTGGCGATTGCGAAGCAGATTTGGGGGTTGCGCAGAATTTTGCGAGTGCAGATAGAATAAATAATTCATCAAGCGAGCAAAATTCAAGCTCCGCTAAAGATGCGAACAAGCGTCCCTATATCGTGGTGGCTACTACTAGACCTGAGACATACTTTGGCGACACTGCTGTAATGGTAAATCCAAATGATGAAAGATATAGAAATTTAATAGGCAAAGAGCTGATTTTACCACTAATTGAGCGTAAAATCAAAATTATAGCCGATAATCATGTAGATAT is part of the Campylobacter lanienae NCTC 13004 genome and harbors:
- a CDS encoding AzlD domain-containing protein gives rise to the protein MEYLPYILAGCVATLLCRFLPYFLFKKRSNSKMLKYLESRSTLVIMIILMIYAIASMKFDNIWLGMCAVACLLLAITLQIWRRNSLISISVPTILYIYIANFSGL
- the fumC gene encoding class II fumarate hydratase; translated protein: MDFRIEKDTMGEIKVPNDKYWGAQTERSLENFKIGKGTMPSEVIEGFAYLKKACAIVNNKLGRLDDVKTKAISQACDEVLAGKLDGNFPLVVWQTGSGTQSNMNLNEVIANRSTEILGEDFRSKKLIHPNDDVNKGQSSNDTYPTAMRIAFVLELQKQLFPAIDKLLATLEAKSKEFANIVKIGRTHLQDATPLTLGQEFSGYAHMLKASKDQILATIPFLEELAIGGTAVGTGLNSHPDFSPMVSEVLNEITKTEFKFKSHPNKFHGLTSHDAEVFLSGALNGLGANLMKIANDIRWLASGPRCGIGEINIPENEPGSSIMPGKVNPTQCEAVTMVAVQVAGNHVSVAMGASQGNFELNVFKPVITHNILESIRLLSDSMVSFNDHCAIGITANEAKIDKLLHESLMLVTALNPHIGYENAAKIAKTAHKNGTTLKEEAINLGLLTAAQFDEWVKPEDMTAPKK
- a CDS encoding AzlC family ABC transporter permease codes for the protein MNLKFKIFQSTIAVMMGYIPLGFAFGLYGASMGFESWVMGLTSVMVYAGSVEFLLIAFIASGANLWGVFFISFMLNFRHFFYTLGLLDEIKKLKFRYYFIYALSDETYALIKSRNDIDDENRDLVFNLTAFLNQIYWVFSVILGSIVGSNLNLDYKGIEFSLAALFGVLSYEVFKRDKNISVALLGFGIGILGLFIFPLHYYLFGSLILAMVILIIFKRRF